The genomic stretch TGGAAACTAAAATACTTGTAGTACATGGCGTTTAAACATACTTGTCCAtgactacagtagaaccccggcgGTGACTCGAACtctaaagggaaacgaaaaatagtTCGATTTTATgtggggaattcgagttatcggggtaaatttcagtgaaatcttgatcaagagaaagcaaatttagttcgacttagcggggaattcgagttatccgagttcgagttagccaggttctactgtattaaaTCCGCCAGAATCTGATCGAGTATTAGCTTATTCATGTAGAATTCCATCAACCATTTGCAACAACGACTATAGTTATGTctccagtaaacaaaaaggaaccaatAAATGGTTTTCCATGCCATCTTGAAGTTTCGTGTTCATATATCGGTGTGACTGCAGCGCTGCGCAGTCAGCGGTATGTTGTAAAAGCTTAGCAGCCGCACCAGATTTTAgtaagcggccgccatgttagcCCTTTCTCGTGTTGTTCAAGTTTTTGGATAGTTATCGCCATCCATCGGACATTATAcggcctaaacggtaagaactgttaaaagaacattttacggAAAATCCCAAGAGAGTATTTCACACGACATTTTGAAGTTTAGTACTTACGAATCACGTATTTAGCCTATCATGTATTTGTCATgtcagattgttatctcgggacTCAGGATCCAAGAACTAAGGAGTAAAAAGAATGTGTTGTACCGAGGACCTGTGAATAAACTACGTTTGGGACGTTCGTGTTGATTGTTAGCAACTCCTCTTGTTGTATGTACTACGGGAGGCCAGCCACAATAACAATCGTTTGACGATCTTCGTGTAGCAGTCATGTCCGTCAACAAAGAAGCAAGACCCGAAGACCAGGTCAATGTGGCGCTGGAAGAAGAAACTGATGAATCAAGGAAGCGTTTCCTGACGGAGAAAGGGTATACGTATCAACTCAACTTGAAAACAAGTAActtgaaaactaagaaatgtgaaCTGGTGAAGCGAATGAGAGGTACTCTACTGAAGCGAGGTCAGTCAACTAAACTAGTAGAATTTAAGAAAGAATTCAGCGAAGCTCAGATTTTGTATTGCGAATTTCAAGACATGGTTGAAGAGATTAAGGTTTTTGCGAACCCAGATGAGAATGtggaaaatattgaaagaatGGTTGATCAAGTTGGCAGAGAATGGTCAAATTTTGAGTGTGACATTAGATCAGAGATAAAGTTTCTGGAATTTGTCGAACACCACGTGGATGATTCAATCTCTGAAGCATCCAAAAGGTCCAGTCGAGCATCCAAGAAAAGTAGTAGGTCAAAAATAAGTTCCAATGATAATGTTGAAGAAGATAGGTTTCAGTTACAAAAGGAGGAAGCTGCCTTAAAGGCTAAACTGGCCTATATAGAGAAGGAACGGTTACTGAGATTAGAACACAGAAAGACTGAGTTGACCAAATTagaacaagaaagaaagttggaaGAGCTAAGATTACAAAGTGAACTTGCTCAGAATCAAGCAAAGCTTAATGTATGCATGTCAGCAGATAAAGTAGAACTGTTTGATGATCAGGATCTAAACTCGATTCCCCCCGCTGATAAAGTCAAGGACATGGACAAATTCCTTAATTCAATTCCAGTCACAAGTAAGAGTGATCTCTCTCCTGGTCAGCAAGAACCTATCTACTCTTCAACTCAGTTAAGTGGAGCCCAACCCACTTTCAGTCTTCCGCGTGTAGAAAATGGAGTGCACAGTACGTTAAGCCCCAGTGCCACACCCTTTCAACCACACTCTGTCATCTTAGAAAAGTGTATGGACAAATTAGTGGAAACAAGTAGTATGTTGGTGGCAGCTACTATGGAGCAGAACCTAGTGAACAGGCAACTAGCAATCTCAGGGCAACTGCCTAAGATTTCAATCCCAGTTTTTAGTGGAGATCCTTTGGAGTATCCTACATGGAACAGTTCCTTCAGTGCCCTTATTGATTCCAAACCAATGGACGCGCAGACAAAATTGAACTTCCTACATCAGTACATCTCAGGAAAGCCCAAACAAGTTGTTGATCAGTATATGTTAATTGGTACTGAAGATGCCTATCAGTCTGCGAGAAAGTTGTTAAAGGAAAGGTATGGTAACTGCAATGTAGTAGGGACAGCCTTTATGAACAAACTGGAGAACTGGCCTAAGATTGGCGTAAGAGATGCGGAGGCCCTAAGAGATCTTTCTGACTTCCTGCAAAAGATAATTGCCGCCAGAGAAACTACTCCTAGTCTTGCTGTCTTAGACTTTGCGAAGGAGAACGTTAAAACTCTAAACAAGTTGCCATTTCAAATTCAGAATAAGTGGAGAGGAATAGTACAACAGTGTAGAGTCTCAAAAGGAAATGGTACTTACCCTACCTTCTCTGAATTTGCTTCATTTGTGAAAGAGTGTGCAGAGAGAGCGAACATTCCCGAACTTGAGGAGCTGTCCAAAACCAAAGAGTTTGTTAGGCCTAGAGGACCATTCAGACGCTCACCAAAAGGCGAGGAGGCCTTTTCCTTCGAAACTCATGTATTGGATCCAAGCAAGAACGTGACTGCCCAGGGTCAAGGTGAAAAGGAGAGACCCCCAACCTGTTCGCAAGGGAGGAGCGAGAAGAAAAAGACCGAAGTATGTCTGTTTTGCAAGGAAGAACATCAGCTAGACGAGTGTAAAAAGTTTGCAGAGAAGCCGCACAAGGAAAGGAAGGACTTCTTCTATAAGAAATTTCTTTGTCTTGGATGTGCCTCTAGCAGTCAACATCAAGTATCCTCCTGTAAGAACAGACTTAAATGTCGCACGTGTTCTGGAAATCACCCTACATGTCTCCATATTCAGAAAACTCCCAAGGAAAGTATTACGAACTGTACAAATGTTTGTACCATCCCAGAGCAAGAGGGCGGCTCGGATCATGCCATGATTGTACCTGTTTGGGTTAGACAAGTTAGCCAACCCAGTAAAGAAGTCTTACAATATGCAGTGCTAGATGACCAGTCCAATGTGAGTTTTGTGTCGCAAAGTTTGTGTGAAAAATTGGACTTGCAAGGCCCACCAACCGACTTGCTGCTGACAACAGTGCAAGAGagaaatgtacatgtaccaagCAACCGTATTTGTGGAGTTGAGGTGTTGGATTTTAGAAGGGAGCATGCTGTGAAGCTACCCATGATGTTCAAGCGAGATATCATCCCAGCCAGTCGGTCGCAGATTCCAAAAGCCAGTGTTGCCCGGAAATGGGAACATCTGTGTCCTATTGCTGACGAGCTCATGCCCTACAATCCAAGTGTGGAAATCTCCTTGCTGATTGGCAATAATTGCCCTAGTATCGTCAGACCCAGAGAAGTCCTAGTGGGAGGTGAAGACGACCCTTACGGCCAAAGATCTTTAATGGGGTGGGGTATAATCGGCAAGGTGTGCAAATCTACAGGTGAAGCCAACCATAAGGAAGGAGTGTGCAACAAGGTGATGGTCAAAGAAACCCATGAACACTTTGCCTTTACGACAAAGGTGAAAGAGATTATCAACCCACAGAAGATTATTAAGATTCTTGAGTCAGACTTTACAGAAAGTTCTGCAAATACCAAGCCCTGTTCAGCTGAAGACAGGAGATTCCTCAACATCCTTGAGAATGGTATTGTGAAGAGATCGGATGGGCACTACGAGATGCCTCTCCCTTTGAAGACAGACAAACCGTCTCTACCCTTCAACCGCGAACTAGCTGTCAAGAGATGGCACCAACTTTTAGCAAGGTTTAAGAGAAACCCCAAGTTTCTGGAAGATTATCGCTTATTCATGAAAGATGTGATTGCTTTGTGTGCAGAAGAGGTACCACCGGACCGCCATGGAGTTCAGGATGGAATGGTTAACTATGTACCACACACCGGTGTTTACCACCCAAAAAAACCAGACCAGATCAgggttgtttttgattgttcgGCCCAGTATGAAGGGGTGTCCCTGAACGATCACTTGTTACAAGGACCCGACCTCATGAACACTCTTCTGGGGATCCTGTGCAGATTCAGACAAGAAAATGTTGCGTTTATGACTGACATTAAGAGTATGTTTCATCAGTTTATGGTGTCAGAGGAACACAGAGATCTCCTGCGCTTTTTGTGGTGGAAGGATGGGAATCCTGCAAATGAAGTGACTGAGTATAGGATGAAGGTTCATCTTTTCGGTGCTGGTAGTTCACCTGGCTGCGCAAATTTTGGTCTGAAGAGAGCAGCAGATGATGGGAAGAAAGAGTTTGGTGAAGAAGCTGCTGAGTTTATACGACAGGACTTTTATGTGGATGATGGACTAAAATCAGTCCCTACCGTGGAGCGAGCTGTTACACTGATAAAAGCAAGTCAAGGCATTTGCGCCAAGGCCGGCCTGAGACTGCACAAAATTTCATCAAACAAAAGAGAAGTTCTTGAACAGATTCCGGCCGAAGATCGCGCCAAAGGATTAAAGGAGCTAGACTTGAAGGTTGATCCACTGCCCTTAGAACGTGCCTTAGGAGTAGTGTGGTGCATTGAGAATGACAGTTTTCAATTCCGCATCGAGCTGCGTGACCGTCCCCTAACGCGACGTGGCGTACTTTCCACAATCAGTTCAATCTACGATCCTAGTGGTTTCGTTGCCCCAGTTACcttgaaaggaaaacaagttttgcaGCAAATGTGCCGAGACAAGCTTGATTGGGACAGCCCAATTCCAGAGAGTTTGTATACTCATTGGGAGAAATGGCGTCAGGATGTTCTGAATCTCGATCAGCTGCAAATTCAACGTTGTTTTAAGCCGGAGAACTTTGGGCAGGTCAAAGCCAGCGAGTTGCATCATTTCTCAGATGCTAGTGTAGAGGGTTATGGACAGTGCTCGTACCTTCGACTAATCAATGTGGAGGACAAGGCGTACTGTTCCCTTGTCATTGGGAAATCTAGAGTGGCCCCGTTAAAGCAAATCACTGTGCCGAGGCTAGAATTGGCTGCAGCTACTGTTTCAGCAAACGTGAGTGAATTTCTTCGTCGAGAATTGTCTTACACGGACATTAAGGAACATTTCTGGACAGACAGCAAAATCGTCCTTGGTTATGTTAACAACGAAGCTAAGAGGTTTCATGTGTATGTGGCAAATCGTGTGCAGCAGTTTCGTGACGTCACTAACCCGAGTTCTTGGTTGTATGTCAGCACTGAACTTAATCCTGCTGACCATGCCTCGCGAGGCTTTACAGCGTCACAGTTATTACAAGGAACCAACTGGCTAACTGGACCCTTATTTCTTTGGAAGAGTGGAACTTTCCAGCCTGAGAAGATAGAAGAATTTCAAGTGACCGAAAGTGATCCTGAAGTAAGGAAAGCAGCCGTTTTCACATCTCGTGTAGAGAGCAGAGCTACTCAAGCCCCTGAACCGTTAACGTCAAGCCGTTTGCGCCACATGTCAAGCTGGCAGCATGTGCTGAAGGCAATAGCTTTGTGTCTACGACTGAAGAGCAAACTGGCAAGTAGAGAAGTGAAGTTGACGAGACAAACGGATGGTGAGAGCATCAGACCATTACCGAAGGTATCAGTCACACTTACAGAACTTCACGCAGCAGAGAGGGAAGTTCTTAAGGTTGTTCAACGTGAACATTTACATGACGAGATGCAAGTTTTAAAGGAACTTAAGGAAGTTGGAGAGCTTACTACTAGAAAGATCGCAAGAGAAAGAAATCTAGCCGTCAAGAAGTCTAGTTGCTTATATCGTTTGGATCCATTTCTCGATGAAAACGGTGTTATCCGCGTTGGTGGCCGCGTGAGACGAGCTAACCTTCCATTTGCAACGAAGCATCCTGTGATACTTCCTCGTAAAAGTCATATTACAGATTTGCTGATTCGATTCTGGCATGCCAAAGTGAACCACATGGGACGAGGTATCACCCAAAATGAGTTGCGCCAGAGAGGCTACTGGGTTGTTGGTGGATCGTCAGCAGTGTCAAATTGTATTTCCAAGTGTGTTACATGCAGAAAAATGCGCGGCCCCCTGCAAATTCAGAAGATGGCCGATTTGCCTGTGGATCGAGTTGAACCTTCGGCCCCCTTCTCGTATTGTGCTGTAGATTTCTTTGGACCTTTCCCGATCAAGGAAAAGAGGAGTGAAGTTAAACGTTACGGAGTTATTTTTACCTGTATGGCCAGCAGAGGTGTACACTTGGAGACAGCCAACTCGTTAAGTACCAGTTCCTTCATCAACGCACTTAGTCGCTTCCTCAACCGACGCGGTCCAGTCAGACAGCTCCGCTGTGATCAGGGTACAAACTTTGTAGGAGCGAGGAATGAGCTAAAAGCTGCCTTAGAAGAACTGGATCAGAACCGGGTGCAAGAGTACTTAGTGGAGAACGGATGTGATTGGATACCATTTCAGATGAATGTACCTCATGCCAGCCACATGGGTGGCACATGGGAAAGGTTAATCCGAACTGTTCGTAGTGCACTGGAGACGTTACTTCTGAGCGCTGGCACACAGTTGGACGACGAAGCGTTCAGAACCTTCATGACTGAAGCAGAGTGTATTGTTAATTCCAGACCCTTGTCTACGAACGACTTAAATGACCCAGAGGCACCAGAACCACTTACGCCCAGTCATTTACTTACCTTGAAAGCTAAAGTTGTACTTCCACCGCCTGGAAGGTTCCAGCGAGCAGATCTATATTCCCGCAAGTAGTGGCGCCGAGTACAATATCTCGCGAACGAATTTTGGCTTAGATGGCGCCGTGAGTTTCTTCATAGCCTGCAGGCTCGTAACAAGTGGATGTATCCAAAGCGAAATCTATCAGTTGGAGATGTAGTCGTATCCAAGGAAGACGAAGGACCACGTAACCAATGGCCACTCGCTAGAGTCGTAGAAGTCTACCCTAGCGAAGACGGATGTatcagaaaagtcaaaattgtgaAAGCTGATGGAGAACTTGACAACCAAGGCAGACGTCGAAAGCCATCTACGTTCCTGGATAGACCAATCCACAAATTAGTCTTACTGGTACCCTCTGCAGATGAAGCGGATGTTGGTGATAGCAGCAGGGAGACCGAGGAATTCCCCAACGAGGAGCCAACTACTCAGTGAAGTCGCCCCGACAGGTGTAGAAGACACAAGTGACCGCCTTTAtgaacatttgttttgtttaactgtCTAGTATGGACATTAACTTAAGTAATTGTTAGGCAACAATTAGGGGAGCCATGTGACTGCAGCGCTGCGCAGTCAGCGGTATGTTGTAAAAGCTTAGCAGCCGCACCAGATTTTAgtaagcggccgccatgttagcCCTTTCTCGTGTTGTTCAAGTTTTTGGATAGTTATCGCCATCCATCGGACATTATAcggcctaaacggtaagaactgttaaaagaacattttacggAAAATCCCAAGAGAGTATTTCACACGACATTTTGAAGTTTAGTACTTACGAATCACGTATTTAGCCTATCATGTATTTGTCATgtcagattgttatctcgggacTCAGGATCCAAGAACTAAGGAGTAAAAAGAATGTGTTGTACCGAGGACCTGTGAATAAACTACGTTTGGGACGTTCGTGTTGATTGTTAGCAACTCCTCTTGTTGTATGTACTACGGGAGGCCAGCCACAATCGGAACGATCTATAATTTCACTTTGATCTCCAGCTTCATTATTTGAGTACGTGGTTACCATCAGAAGACACATTACAAAGCAGGAACGTACCTTTACCTTTCACAATCCAGCTGACTTATCGTTCTTGGACATGACTGGAAGCACGTTTCAtgtgtcaacaacaaaataaatgaacaatcCGCGTTTAAAATAACGTCAATTTCGGATGCAAAATACTTGTGTTCTTGCTAATGaaagtccgcgtgaatttgaactcACCAAACGGAACTTCATTTCACACTTTTCCATTGGTTCAAAAGGCGCACGTGATGACGCAATTCACTTAGTGGGGAGACTGGTAACCAATATAGCTCAAACATGGCGGATGATTTTGCTCGATGATGATCAAGTTGAAAAAAGCGGTCGTTTTCAGAGCTGAATAAAATATTCCAACGCTTTTGAGGTATAAGCAGCGAGAGGAAAATTTCGTATTGTTTTTTCAAGAAGCGATGACCTTTTATTAGGCAAAGCCGCAATGAAAAACGTGTTGTGGACATGTTTGGAAAGCTCAGGTACGAGAAGTGGCACTTTGAATAAGCTTTCAGTATCGTGCTtattgttgataattttttttaaagatttaagtCGCAATAAATGTTGTATATAGATGCTGGTTAATGTCAAGAAATCCTTGTTGTTATAGGcaattaaagaaatgattattaaaattttttacgcCTTTTATTACCTTTGAACAGTTATCGTTTTTCCTAAAAATGAAGCCAGTGTTTCCAAGTTAAAAATGACTTGGAATTAttgagaattcctaggaattcccacaAATTCTCATTGGTGTTTTAGCAATTCCCAATAATTCCCATAAGTTCCAAAGACAGTATCCTTCAAACTTGGAATtattgggaattcctaggaattcccaaaaATTCCCACTGGTGTTTTAACCCATTCCCAAGTATTCCAAGGTTTTTTATCTTTGCTCATTTGCATATCTTGGAATAaattggaattcctaggaattcctaggaattcccagaaCTCTGGGAATTCATTTCGCAAGggcttcacgaaaacgtttctgaaatggccgcgtgatagactggagactatgacgtcaatgttggtctttcagggcagaaaaacgttctgcgcatcccttatcgcctgtttgtttgtctcgttctgtgagagttctgactgagactgaatgaaatacacgaggtgtgaacgtttgctccttgtaaaggctttttgtttttgttgtcgttgttgtttttttgtcacttgaaaattactttggattcagaacattaaccaatgttagagtaaaaacagatcattccgtcagtctgaggagg from Porites lutea chromosome 1, jaPorLute2.1, whole genome shotgun sequence encodes the following:
- the LOC140946788 gene encoding uncharacterized protein, producing the protein MQVLKELKEVGELTTRKIARERNLAVKKSSCLYRLDPFLDENGVIRVGGRVRRANLPFATKHPVILPRKSHITDLLIRFWHAKVNHMGRGITQNELRQRGYWVVGGSSAVSNCISKCVTCRKMRGPLQIQKMADLPVDRVEPSAPFSYCAVDFFGPFPIKEKRSEVKRYGVIFTCMASRGVHLETANSLSTSSFINALSRFLNRRGPVRQLRCDQGTNFVGARNELKAALEELDQNRVQEYLVENGCDWIPFQMNVPHASHMGGTWERLIRTVRSALETLLLSAGTQLDDEAFRTFMTEAECIVNSRPLSTNDLNDPEAPEPLTPSHLLTLKAKVVLPPPGRFQRADLYSRK
- the LOC140926374 gene encoding uncharacterized protein → MSVNKEARPEDQVNVALEEETDESRKRFLTEKGYTYQLNLKTSNLKTKKCELVKRMRGTLLKRGQSTKLVEFKKEFSEAQILYCEFQDMVEEIKVFANPDENVENIERMVDQVGREWSNFECDIRSEIKFLEFVEHHVDDSISEASKRSSRASKKSSRSKISSNDNVEEDRFQLQKEEAALKAKLAYIEKERLLRLEHRKTELTKLEQERKLEELRLQSELAQNQAKLNVCMSADKVELFDDQDLNSIPPADKVKDMDKFLNSIPVTSKSDLSPGQQEPIYSSTQLSGAQPTFSLPRVENGVHSTLSPSATPFQPHSVILEKCMDKLVETSSMLVAATMEQNLVNRQLAISGQLPKISIPVFSGDPLEYPTWNSSFSALIDSKPMDAQTKLNFLHQYISGKPKQVVDQYMLIGTEDAYQSARKLLKERYGNCNVVGTAFMNKLENWPKIGVRDAEALRDLSDFLQKIIAARETTPSLAVLDFAKENVKTLNKLPFQIQNKWRGIVQQCRVSKGNGTYPTFSEFASFVKECAERANIPELEELSKTKEFVRPRGPFRRSPKGEEAFSFETHVLDPSKNVTAQGQGEKERPPTCSQGRSEKKKTEVCLFCKEEHQLDECKKFAEKPHKERKDFFYKKFLCLGCASSSQHQVSSCKNRLKCRTCSGNHPTCLHIQKTPKESITNCTNVCTIPEQEGGSDHAMIVPVWVRQVSQPSKEVLQYAVLDDQSNVSFVSQSLCEKLDLQGPPTDLLLTTVQERNVHVPSNRICGVEVLDFRREHAVKLPMMFKRDIIPASRSQIPKASVARKWEHLCPIADELMPYNPSVEISLLIGNNCPSIVRPREVLVGGEDDPYGQRSLMGWGIIGKVCKSTGEANHKEGVCNKVMVKETHEHFAFTTKVKEIINPQKIIKILESDFTESSANTKPCSAEDRRFLNILENGIVKRSDGHYEMPLPLKTDKPSLPFNRELAVKRWHQLLARFKRNPKFLEDYRLFMKDVIALCAEEVPPDRHGVQDGMVNYVPHTGVYHPKKPDQIRVVFDCSAQYEGVSLNDHLLQGPDLMNTLLGILCRFRQENVAFMTDIKSMFHQFMVSEEHRDLLRFLWWKDGNPANEVTEYRMKVHLFGAGSSPGCANFGLKRAADDGKKEFGEEAAEFIRQDFYVDDGLKSVPTVERAVTLIKASQGICAKAGLRLHKISSNKREVLEQIPAEDRAKGLKELDLKVDPLPLERALGVVWCIENDSFQFRIELRDRPLTRRGVLSTISSIYDPSGFVAPVTLKGKQVLQQMCRDKLDWDSPIPESLYTHWEKWRQDVLNLDQLQIQRCFKPENFGQVKASELHHFSDASVEGYGQCSYLRLINVEDKAYCSLVIGKSRVAPLKQITVPRLELAAATVSANVSEFLRRELSYTDIKEHFWTDSKIVLGYVNNEAKRFHVYVANRVQQFRDVTNPSSWLYVSTELNPADHASRGFTASQLLQGTNWLTGPLFLWKSGTFQPEKIEEFQVTESDPELAACAEGNSFVSTTEEQTGK